A genomic segment from Candidatus Neomarinimicrobiota bacterium encodes:
- a CDS encoding VCBS repeat-containing protein codes for MKVIPNPLGICLLLLYSCGEERPTIQIDTLFTLLPEDYTGLKFENRLTDETDFNVFKYRNYYNGGGVAIGDVNNDGLPDVYLVANQGSNKLFLNDGDLRFRDVTKRSGVSGTHNWSTGVCMVDINGDRKLDIYVCNSGNIKGDNRANELFLNQGNGENGVPTFVEAAGEYGIDNRGFSTHAAFFDYDRDGDLDLYVLNNAFRAMSSFNLSDNLRHERDPHGGDRLYRNDREASGFVDVSDEAGIYGSVIGFGLGVSVADINNDRWLDIYVANDFFERDYLYINNHDGTFTERLEEMIRHISLSSMGGDIADLNNDGFMDIYATDMLPEDDYRLKTTFVFESSDFYDKKIEWGYYHQLSRNVLQLSNGFHSEGHISFSEIGLLAGVAKTDWSWGSIIVDLNNDGLKDIFVSNGIFRDVTDQDYIAYLMESENIRSILRGDRIDFPELIRKTPSNRLANYAFDNNGDLTFSNHAAEWGLDIPSFSNGTAYGDLDGDGDNDLVINNVNQPAFVFRNEADSLTDNHYLRVELVGEGMNRFSVGAKVTLKCANDQIFVLEQMPMKGFQSSFDYGLTFGLGVNDRVDTLIVDWPDGTQKTVTDVATDQLVTLYQRDARSSTPDPHSDGEPVFRDITQEFPLKFRHVENEFVDFHREPLIPHKLSTEGPGIAKGDVNGDGLEDLYLGGAKGSPGRLVIQTGSGKFRSTSERVFQESKISEDVDAAFFDADGDGDLDLYVVSGGNEYSTRAPALLDRLYINDGRGNFTRSIDAIPRFYSSGSCVEPGDFDGDGDSDLFVGSRSIPWRYGLTPTSYLLQNDGEGRFSVATEEYAPELSLVGMVTDGEWIDYDNDGDQDLVVVGEWMPVTLFRNTGNRLEDLTGQVGLERTNGWWNCVVVDDLDENGYVDLVTGNLGRNSKIRATESEPATLYVSDLDRNGIIDQILCYYKLGKSYPMLLRPDLVNQLPFLKEKFPKHADYAEKQVIDIFTEEQLGSADIKKVYTFATSVFYGSEEGRFQGKPLPTEVQFSPVYAIMTSDFDADGRKDLLMAGNFYGVKPQLGRYDASYGALLSGNGAGGFASMPVRESGLSLSGQIRDIVSLEYGERREVIIFAKNDAPIQVYEFAAR; via the coding sequence GTGAAAGTCATCCCAAATCCTCTCGGAATCTGTCTCCTTCTGCTCTATTCATGCGGTGAAGAACGGCCAACGATTCAAATTGACACCCTGTTTACGTTGCTTCCAGAGGACTATACGGGTCTCAAATTCGAAAACAGACTGACGGATGAGACAGATTTCAATGTCTTTAAATACCGCAATTATTATAACGGAGGGGGTGTGGCTATAGGGGATGTGAATAACGATGGCCTGCCTGACGTTTACCTGGTGGCCAATCAGGGGTCAAACAAATTGTTCCTTAATGACGGTGATCTCCGTTTCCGTGATGTGACGAAACGGTCAGGGGTGTCTGGAACCCATAACTGGTCTACCGGTGTGTGCATGGTGGATATCAACGGCGACAGGAAGCTGGATATTTACGTCTGTAACTCGGGAAATATCAAAGGTGATAACCGGGCAAATGAACTCTTTCTTAATCAGGGTAATGGAGAGAACGGTGTCCCCACCTTCGTGGAAGCGGCTGGTGAATACGGAATCGACAATAGGGGCTTTTCCACTCATGCTGCCTTTTTCGATTATGACAGAGATGGCGATTTAGATCTGTACGTACTCAATAACGCCTTCCGGGCCATGAGCTCCTTTAATCTATCAGACAATTTGCGTCACGAACGGGATCCCCATGGGGGAGACCGATTGTATCGAAACGATCGCGAAGCTTCGGGATTCGTGGATGTTAGCGATGAGGCAGGTATCTACGGAAGCGTTATTGGATTTGGTCTGGGAGTGTCAGTTGCCGATATCAACAATGACCGCTGGTTGGATATTTATGTGGCCAACGATTTTTTCGAGCGCGATTATCTCTATATCAATAATCATGATGGCACCTTCACTGAAAGACTTGAGGAGATGATCCGGCACATCAGTCTTTCTTCCATGGGCGGAGATATTGCCGATCTCAATAATGACGGCTTCATGGATATTTATGCTACCGACATGCTTCCCGAAGATGATTACCGATTGAAAACCACGTTTGTTTTCGAATCTTCTGACTTTTATGACAAGAAGATCGAATGGGGTTACTACCATCAGTTGTCAAGGAATGTACTCCAGCTGAGCAACGGGTTTCACTCGGAAGGTCATATATCGTTCAGTGAAATTGGACTACTTGCCGGGGTGGCGAAGACTGACTGGAGCTGGGGATCGATCATTGTGGATCTGAACAATGACGGGTTAAAAGATATCTTCGTGTCAAATGGAATATTTCGGGATGTTACGGATCAGGACTACATCGCCTATTTGATGGAGTCAGAAAACATTCGCTCAATCTTGCGCGGCGACCGTATAGACTTTCCCGAGCTCATACGAAAAACGCCCTCCAACAGACTCGCCAATTATGCTTTCGACAATAACGGAGATCTCACGTTCTCTAACCACGCGGCGGAATGGGGATTGGATATTCCAAGCTTCTCGAATGGTACTGCTTACGGAGATCTTGACGGAGACGGTGATAATGATCTTGTCATCAACAATGTTAACCAACCGGCCTTTGTATTTCGAAATGAAGCCGATTCCCTGACCGACAACCATTATTTGAGAGTGGAACTGGTAGGGGAGGGAATGAACAGGTTTTCTGTTGGAGCGAAGGTTACGCTCAAATGTGCCAACGACCAGATCTTTGTCCTGGAACAAATGCCCATGAAGGGCTTTCAGTCCTCGTTTGACTACGGCCTCACCTTCGGTTTGGGAGTAAATGACCGGGTGGACACGCTCATTGTTGATTGGCCCGACGGGACTCAGAAAACCGTCACAGATGTGGCCACGGATCAGTTGGTTACCCTGTACCAGAGAGATGCCAGGTCCTCTACACCAGACCCACACTCCGACGGGGAACCGGTCTTCCGGGATATCACCCAGGAGTTTCCTCTCAAATTCCGGCATGTCGAGAATGAGTTCGTCGACTTTCACAGAGAACCGCTCATTCCACATAAATTGTCCACCGAGGGACCTGGAATAGCGAAAGGGGATGTAAACGGGGATGGACTGGAAGACTTATATCTGGGGGGAGCCAAGGGATCCCCAGGGAGATTAGTGATCCAGACCGGATCCGGAAAGTTCAGAAGTACCAGTGAACGGGTATTTCAGGAGAGCAAGATCTCTGAAGATGTTGACGCGGCATTCTTCGATGCGGATGGTGACGGTGATTTAGATCTTTATGTCGTCAGTGGAGGAAACGAGTACAGCACCCGAGCGCCCGCTCTCCTTGATCGACTGTATATCAACGACGGCAGAGGAAATTTCACCAGGTCCATCGATGCAATCCCCAGGTTTTACTCCAGCGGATCATGTGTGGAACCCGGGGATTTCGACGGAGACGGGGATTCCGATTTGTTCGTGGGCAGCCGGAGTATCCCCTGGAGATACGGGCTGACCCCAACCAGCTACCTCCTGCAAAATGACGGTGAGGGTCGTTTTTCCGTTGCAACAGAAGAATATGCTCCTGAATTGTCTCTTGTTGGAATGGTGACTGATGGTGAATGGATTGACTATGATAATGATGGAGACCAGGACCTTGTGGTAGTGGGGGAATGGATGCCCGTTACTTTGTTCCGAAACACAGGGAATAGACTGGAAGACCTTACCGGACAGGTAGGACTGGAAAGAACCAATGGATGGTGGAATTGTGTTGTAGTCGATGATCTGGATGAAAATGGGTACGTAGATCTTGTGACGGGCAATCTGGGGAGAAATTCCAAGATCCGGGCAACGGAGTCGGAACCTGCGACTCTGTATGTATCTGATCTTGACAGGAATGGGATAATTGATCAGATACTGTGCTATTACAAACTGGGAAAAAGCTATCCCATGCTCCTGAGACCGGATTTGGTGAATCAACTGCCATTCTTAAAGGAGAAGTTTCCCAAGCATGCCGATTATGCTGAAAAGCAGGTAATAGATATATTTACCGAAGAACAGTTGGGCAGTGCGGACATAAAAAAGGTCTACACGTTCGCCACCTCTGTATTCTACGGAAGTGAGGAAGGGAGATTTCAGGGGAAGCCGCTGCCAACTGAGGTGCAGTTTTCACCCGTCTATGCCATCATGACCAGTGATTTCGATGCCGACGGACGCAAAGACCTGCTTATGGCTGGAAATTTCTATGGTGTCAAACCACAGCTCGGAAGGTACGACGCAAGCTATGGCGCTTTGCTATCGGGAAACGGGGCAGGCGGCT